The genomic segment TTGGTTGTCTTGCAAGGCACCGGCGAGAATTTCGCTGGCGCTGGCACTGCCTTGGTTGACCAACACGGCTAAAGGTGCATCGGTCATGGCTTGCTCTCCTGCATCGAAGCTGCCAAACTGACCCTGACGGTTGACGGTATAGACAACAGTGCCGCCATCGAGCCACAAGCGCGCCACTTCAATACCAGCTTGCAGTAGACCGCCGGGATTATTGCGCAAGTCGAGGATGTAAGCATCGGCCCCTTTTGCTTCTAAATTTTCGATGGCGTTGGCAACTTCGGTGGTGGCGTTGCCGTTAAATTGACTCAGGCGGATGTAGCCGATTTGGGTGCTATCGTCGATGGAGCGCAGGGACCAACGTACGGGATTGAGGGCAATGCGATCGCGGATAATATCAAGAGACTCAACGCGATCGCTATCAGGATGTTGAATTTTCAGGGTTACCTGGGTTCCCGGCTGGCCGCGCATGCGTTTGGCGGCTTCCTCCAGGGAAAGGTCGTCGGTCGGCGTACCGTCAATTTCGACAATGTAATCCAAAGCTTGTACGCCGGCTTCGGCCGCTGGCGATCCTTCAATGGGACTAACCACTCGTAAGCGATGGGTGTCATCGTCAATGGCAATTTGCAAACCGACGCCAGTTAACTCCCCAGAAGTGTTCATTTGCAACCCGCGATACTGTTGGGGTCGCAAAAACCGGGTAAACGGATCGTCGAGGGAAGCCAACATCTGTTCAATGGCTTCATAAGCATCTTCGCTAGTCTCCATCGGCTGGCGCAGTGCTTTTTGACGCACGGACCACCAGTCTTGACCGTTAAACGTATCGTCCAAATAGGCTTGGCTGACCACACGCCAGGCTTGAGAGAATAACTCCCTCCCTTGTGTATTTGCTAGAGCTGGCGGCGTCCACCAGCTCATCCCCCATAGAAGTTGTAAAAATAGAACGCAA from the Geitlerinema sp. PCC 9228 genome contains:
- the ctpA gene encoding carboxyl-terminal processing protease CtpA; its protein translation is MLGNRRTFVIACVLFLQLLWGMSWWTPPALANTQGRELFSQAWRVVSQAYLDDTFNGQDWWSVRQKALRQPMETSEDAYEAIEQMLASLDDPFTRFLRPQQYRGLQMNTSGELTGVGLQIAIDDDTHRLRVVSPIEGSPAAEAGVQALDYIVEIDGTPTDDLSLEEAAKRMRGQPGTQVTLKIQHPDSDRVESLDIIRDRIALNPVRWSLRSIDDSTQIGYIRLSQFNGNATTEVANAIENLEAKGADAYILDLRNNPGGLLQAGIEVARLWLDGGTVVYTVNRQGQFGSFDAGEQAMTDAPLAVLVNQGSASASEILAGALQDNQRAQVVGEPTFGKGLIQSLFQLSDGSGLAVTVAKYETPNHRDINESGIQPDVMVPLDIQSVRDIATEADAQYQQALKLLAPEAVMAKAS